The following coding sequences are from one Leptospira mayottensis 200901116 window:
- a CDS encoding BolA family protein translates to MSVSEEIRSLLNSSLNPYRLEVEDLSAEHAGHTGNPENRPEGTHMKIVLVSSKFSGKSKVEQHRMVYSILKPWIDRGLHAIILETREQD, encoded by the coding sequence ATGAGCGTCTCCGAGGAAATCCGTTCCCTTTTAAATTCTTCCCTGAACCCTTACAGGTTGGAAGTCGAAGATTTAAGTGCAGAACACGCAGGGCATACCGGAAATCCGGAAAACAGACCGGAAGGAACTCATATGAAAATCGTATTGGTCTCTTCGAAATTTTCAGGGAAATCAAAAGTAGAACAACATAGAATGGTCTATTCTATTCTCAAACCATGGATCGACCGGGGTTTACACGCAATTA
- a CDS encoding ABC transporter permease codes for MNLIEKYNAFKTIIIKETIRILRIWVQTIIPPGITITLYFIIFGKLIGSQIGSIGNHTYIQFIVPGLVMMSVIINSYNNVVSSFFGAKFQKNIEEILVSPTPPSLIVLGFTIGGVIRGMSVGILVIAISLFFTELEVYHFPMLITSVFLSSLLFSLGGLLNALYAKKFDDVTIIPTFILTPLTYLGGVFYSIQMLPPFWQNVSKLNPILYMVNAFRYGFLGVSDIEPWFALSMIGATTLSLYILSVHLLKKGIGIRN; via the coding sequence ATGAATTTAATCGAAAAATACAACGCATTCAAGACTATCATCATCAAGGAAACGATTCGAATTCTACGTATTTGGGTTCAAACAATCATTCCGCCGGGAATCACGATCACACTTTACTTTATCATCTTTGGAAAATTGATCGGTTCTCAAATCGGTAGTATTGGAAATCACACCTATATCCAATTTATTGTTCCGGGCCTTGTGATGATGTCCGTAATCATCAATTCGTATAACAACGTGGTTTCCTCCTTTTTCGGGGCAAAATTTCAAAAGAACATAGAGGAGATTTTGGTTTCACCCACTCCTCCTTCTTTGATAGTACTTGGTTTTACGATCGGCGGGGTAATTCGAGGAATGTCAGTCGGAATTCTCGTGATTGCGATTTCACTTTTTTTCACGGAATTGGAAGTATATCATTTTCCGATGCTAATCACCTCTGTGTTTTTAAGCTCTCTTTTGTTTTCTCTTGGAGGATTGTTAAACGCACTTTATGCAAAAAAGTTCGACGACGTAACGATTATCCCAACTTTCATTTTAACTCCTTTGACATATTTAGGAGGAGTTTTCTACTCGATCCAAATGCTTCCTCCATTTTGGCAGAACGTTTCCAAACTGAATCCGATTTTGTATATGGTGAATGCATTTCGTTACGGATTTTTAGGTGTGAGCGATATTGAACCGTGGTTCGCTCTTTCCATGATTGGAGCCACAACCTTATCGTTATACATTCTCTCTGTACACTTATTGAAAAAAGGGATCGGAATCCGAAATTAA